The Streptomyces sp. NBC_00344 genome includes a window with the following:
- a CDS encoding MFS transporter yields MPLALLALAIGAFGIGTTEFVIMGLLPDVASDFGVSVPTAGFLVTGYALGVVAGAPLMTVLGTKVPRKRMLMLLMGLFIAGNLVSALAPTFGLMLTGRVIAALAHGAFFGIGSVVAADVVAPEKKAGAIAMMFTGLTVANVVGVPLGTFVGQSAGWRVTFFVVAALGLLGLLGIAKLVPDMPRPGGVRLRHELAAFRNVQVLLAMAMTVLGFGGVFAAITYIAPMMTGVAGFADSSVTWLLVIFGLGMVAGNLTGGRFADRALMPMLCSALGALAVVLALFTVTAHNEVTAAVTIFLIGGLGFATVPPLQKRVLDQASGAPTLASAVNIGAFNLGNALSAWLGGIVIAAGFGYTAPNWVGSALAASALLLAVLSSALERRSTRSAAPRAALADNQAERQPEAVHH; encoded by the coding sequence ATGCCTCTCGCGCTCCTGGCCCTCGCCATAGGGGCCTTCGGGATCGGGACCACCGAATTCGTGATCATGGGGTTGCTCCCCGATGTCGCATCCGACTTCGGTGTCTCGGTGCCCACTGCCGGCTTCCTGGTGACCGGATACGCGCTCGGAGTCGTCGCCGGTGCTCCGCTCATGACAGTGCTGGGTACCAAGGTCCCCCGGAAGCGGATGCTGATGCTCCTGATGGGATTGTTCATCGCGGGCAACCTCGTCTCCGCGCTGGCACCCACGTTCGGCCTGATGCTGACGGGGCGGGTGATCGCCGCGCTCGCCCATGGTGCGTTCTTCGGTATCGGTTCGGTGGTCGCCGCAGATGTGGTGGCCCCTGAGAAGAAGGCCGGCGCCATTGCCATGATGTTCACGGGTCTGACCGTCGCGAACGTCGTGGGCGTGCCGCTCGGCACCTTCGTCGGCCAGAGCGCCGGATGGCGGGTCACCTTCTTCGTGGTCGCCGCCCTCGGCCTGCTCGGTCTGCTGGGCATCGCCAAGCTGGTGCCGGACATGCCCAGGCCCGGCGGCGTACGTCTGCGACACGAACTGGCCGCCTTCCGTAACGTGCAGGTGTTGCTCGCCATGGCGATGACTGTGCTCGGATTCGGCGGAGTCTTCGCCGCGATCACCTACATCGCGCCGATGATGACGGGTGTCGCCGGCTTCGCGGACTCCTCGGTGACCTGGCTGCTCGTGATCTTCGGCCTCGGAATGGTTGCGGGCAATCTGACCGGCGGGAGGTTCGCCGACCGGGCGCTGATGCCCATGCTCTGCTCCGCGCTCGGCGCGCTGGCCGTGGTCCTGGCCCTCTTCACGGTGACCGCGCACAACGAGGTCACCGCCGCCGTCACGATCTTCCTGATCGGCGGCCTGGGATTCGCCACCGTCCCGCCCCTGCAGAAGCGCGTCCTCGACCAGGCGTCCGGCGCCCCGACCCTGGCGTCGGCCGTGAACATCGGCGCCTTCAACCTGGGCAACGCCCTGTCCGCATGGCTCGGCGGGATCGTCATCGCCGCCGGCTTCGGCTACACCGCCCCGAACTGGGTGGGCTCGGCACTGGCCGCATCCGCGCTGCTGCTGGCCGTACTCTCCAGCGCCCTTGAGCGCCGCTCCACCCGAAGTGCCGCGCCTCGAGCGGCGCTCGCGGACAACCAGGCCGAGCGGCAGCCCGAGGCCGTCCACCACTGA
- a CDS encoding glycoside hydrolase family 19 protein: MSRRIAALLTALSAAIGLAAFLPMPSASAATCATAWNSSSVYTGGLVASYNGHNWSAKWWTQNETPGSADVWADQGSCGGGTEPPADSGFVVSEAQFNQMFPNRNSFYTYSGLTAALSAYPAFANTGSDTVKKQEAAAFLANVSHETGGLVYIVEQNTANYPHYCDASQPYGCPAGQSAYYGRGPIQLSWNFNYKAAGDALGIDLLDNPGLVQTDAAVAWKTGLWYWNTQSGPGTMTPHNAMVNGAGFGETIRSINGSIECNGGNPAQVQSRIDNYQRFVQILGTTAGSNLSC, encoded by the coding sequence GTGTCACGACGTATCGCAGCTCTACTCACCGCTCTGTCGGCGGCCATCGGCCTTGCCGCGTTTCTGCCGATGCCCTCGGCGTCGGCGGCCACCTGCGCCACTGCCTGGAACTCCTCCTCCGTGTACACCGGCGGCCTGGTTGCCTCGTACAACGGACACAACTGGTCGGCGAAGTGGTGGACCCAGAACGAGACCCCCGGTTCCGCGGATGTGTGGGCGGACCAGGGATCGTGCGGCGGCGGCACCGAGCCGCCCGCCGACTCGGGCTTCGTGGTGAGTGAGGCCCAGTTCAACCAGATGTTCCCGAACCGCAATTCCTTCTACACGTACAGCGGGCTCACCGCGGCACTGAGCGCCTACCCCGCCTTCGCGAACACCGGCAGCGACACGGTCAAGAAGCAGGAAGCGGCTGCCTTTCTGGCCAACGTCAGCCACGAGACCGGCGGGCTCGTCTACATCGTCGAGCAGAACACCGCCAACTATCCTCACTACTGCGATGCATCCCAGCCGTACGGCTGCCCGGCGGGCCAGTCCGCCTACTACGGACGCGGACCCATACAGCTGAGCTGGAACTTCAACTACAAGGCCGCGGGAGACGCTCTGGGCATCGACCTGCTCGACAACCCGGGTCTGGTGCAGACCGATGCGGCCGTGGCCTGGAAGACCGGCCTCTGGTACTGGAACACGCAGTCCGGCCCCGGCACGATGACCCCGCACAACGCGATGGTCAACGGCGCCGGATTCGGTGAGACGATCCGCAGCATCAACGGCAGCATCGAGTGCAACGGAGGCAACCCGGCGCAGGTGCAGAGCAGGATCGACAACTACCAGCGATTCGTTCAGATCCTGGGAACCACCGCGGGTTCCAACCTGAGTTGCTGA
- a CDS encoding cold-shock protein: protein MATGTVKWFNAEKGFGFIEQEGGGADVFAHYSNIAAQGFRELQEGQKVTFDVTQGQKGPQAENIVPA from the coding sequence ATGGCTACTGGCACCGTGAAGTGGTTCAACGCGGAAAAGGGTTTCGGCTTCATCGAGCAGGAGGGTGGCGGCGCTGACGTCTTCGCCCACTACTCGAACATCGCCGCGCAGGGCTTCCGCGAGCTCCAGGAAGGCCAGAAGGTGACCTTCGACGTCACGCAGGGCCAGAAGGGCCCGCAGGCGGAGAACATCGTCCCCGCCTGA
- a CDS encoding aldo/keto reductase: MSPVPDITLNNGVTIPQLGFGVFQVPDGETAAAVSSALESGYRSIDTAAVYGNEAGVARALSASGLPRDELFVTTKLWNTDQGYDSTLTAFDASLDKLGLDHVDLYLIHWPTPARDRYLDSWRALEKLLADGRTRAIGVSNFQQAHLQRLLDHSGIVPVVNQIELHPGLAQAGLRSFHAEHRIATEAWSPLAQGALLDEPALTEIAARHGRSPAQVVLRWHLQLGNIVIPKSVTPARIRENFDVFGFGLTVQDMETIDALDRGMRTGPDPDALN; encoded by the coding sequence ATGAGCCCCGTCCCCGACATCACCCTCAACAACGGCGTCACCATTCCGCAGCTGGGCTTCGGCGTCTTCCAGGTGCCCGATGGCGAGACCGCTGCCGCGGTGTCCAGCGCCCTGGAGAGCGGCTATCGCAGCATCGACACCGCTGCCGTCTACGGCAACGAGGCCGGCGTCGCACGCGCACTGTCCGCGTCCGGCCTGCCCCGTGACGAACTGTTCGTCACGACCAAACTGTGGAACACGGACCAGGGGTACGACTCGACCCTGACGGCCTTCGACGCCAGCCTCGACAAGCTGGGTCTCGATCACGTCGACCTGTATCTCATCCACTGGCCCACCCCGGCCCGCGACCGCTACCTCGACAGCTGGCGTGCTCTGGAGAAGCTGCTCGCCGACGGACGCACCCGTGCGATCGGCGTGTCCAACTTCCAGCAGGCCCATCTGCAGCGGCTGCTCGACCACTCCGGCATCGTGCCGGTGGTCAATCAGATCGAGCTCCACCCGGGCCTGGCCCAGGCCGGACTGCGGTCCTTCCACGCGGAGCACCGGATCGCCACCGAGGCCTGGAGTCCGCTGGCCCAGGGCGCGCTGCTCGATGAGCCGGCCCTCACGGAGATCGCCGCGCGGCACGGAAGGTCTCCCGCCCAGGTGGTGCTTCGCTGGCACCTTCAGCTCGGCAATATCGTCATCCCCAAGTCGGTTACACCCGCCCGGATCCGGGAGAACTTCGATGTCTTCGGCTTCGGTCTGACCGTCCAGGACATGGAGACGATCGACGCGCTGGACCGAGGCATGCGCACCGGGCCCGACCCCGACGCGCTCAACTGA
- a CDS encoding DEAD/DEAH box helicase, with protein sequence MDRTARTNDRYSRTRTGSGAGRGGYRSQGQNRSGAPARSGGPSRSGGRGRRPSAPQGEFALPVTLTPGLPAAATFAEMAMPAELLKTLTALGVSQPFPIQSATLPNSLAGRDVLGRGRTGSGKTLAFGLAMLARTSGQRAQPRQPLALVLVPTRELAQQVTDALTPYARSLKLRLATVVGGMSIGRQASALRGGAEIVVATPGRLKDLIERGDCRLDRVAITVLDEADQMADMGFMPQVTELLDQVRPDGQRMLFSATLDRNVDLLVRRYLHDPVVHSVDPSAGAVTTMEHHVLHIHGADKYAATTEIAARDGRVLMFLDTKHAVDQLTKHLLNSGVRAAALHGGKSQPQRTRTLAQFKTGHVTVLVATNVAARGIHIDNLDLVVNVDPPSDHKDYLHRGGRTARAGESGSVVTLVLPNQRREMTRLMADAGITPQVAQVRSGEAELSRITGAQAPSGVPVTISSPVSDRPKGGSSSARGRRSRPAQARRSSGSSSRGRTGNPPQQSSFKNVA encoded by the coding sequence ATGGACCGCACAGCTCGCACGAACGACCGTTATTCACGCACCCGTACCGGCTCGGGCGCCGGACGCGGCGGCTATCGCTCGCAGGGGCAGAACCGCTCGGGCGCACCCGCCCGTTCCGGTGGCCCCAGCCGCTCCGGCGGCCGAGGCCGCCGGCCATCGGCACCGCAGGGCGAGTTCGCCCTGCCTGTCACCCTCACTCCGGGACTGCCGGCGGCCGCGACCTTCGCCGAGATGGCCATGCCTGCCGAGCTGCTGAAGACGCTCACCGCGCTGGGCGTCAGCCAGCCGTTCCCGATCCAGTCGGCCACGCTGCCGAACTCGCTGGCAGGCCGCGACGTGCTGGGCCGCGGGCGTACCGGATCGGGCAAGACCCTCGCCTTCGGCCTGGCGATGCTCGCCCGCACCTCCGGGCAGCGCGCGCAGCCCCGCCAGCCGCTGGCTCTGGTCCTCGTTCCCACCCGGGAGCTGGCCCAGCAGGTCACGGATGCGCTCACCCCGTACGCCCGGTCGCTGAAGCTTCGGCTCGCCACCGTGGTCGGAGGCATGTCGATCGGCAGGCAGGCCAGTGCGCTGCGCGGCGGAGCCGAGATCGTCGTGGCGACGCCCGGCCGCCTCAAGGACCTCATCGAGCGCGGTGACTGCCGCCTCGACCGCGTCGCGATCACGGTGCTGGACGAGGCGGACCAGATGGCCGACATGGGCTTCATGCCCCAGGTCACCGAGCTCCTCGACCAGGTGCGCCCGGACGGCCAGCGGATGCTCTTCTCGGCGACCCTGGACCGTAACGTCGATCTCCTGGTCCGCCGCTATCTGCACGACCCGGTGGTCCACTCGGTCGACCCCTCCGCGGGCGCCGTCACCACGATGGAGCACCACGTCCTGCACATCCACGGGGCCGACAAGTACGCCGCGACCACGGAAATCGCCGCCCGCGACGGGCGGGTGCTGATGTTCCTCGACACCAAGCACGCCGTTGACCAGCTCACCAAGCACCTCCTCAACAGCGGTGTCCGCGCCGCCGCACTGCACGGCGGCAAGTCACAGCCGCAGCGCACCCGGACGCTCGCGCAGTTCAAGACCGGCCATGTCACGGTGCTGGTGGCCACCAATGTCGCGGCCCGTGGCATCCACATCGACAACCTCGACCTGGTGGTCAACGTCGACCCGCCGAGCGACCACAAGGACTATCTGCACCGCGGTGGGCGCACCGCCCGCGCCGGCGAGTCCGGCAGCGTGGTCACTCTCGTGCTGCCCAACCAGCGGCGGGAGATGACCCGTCTGATGGCCGATGCCGGGATCACCCCGCAGGTCGCGCAGGTGCGCTCCGGCGAAGCCGAGCTGAGCCGCATCACCGGTGCCCAGGCCCCCTCCGGTGTGCCGGTCACCATCTCGTCACCGGTCTCCGACCGGCCGAAGGGCGGCTCCTCATCGGCTCGCGGCAGGCGCAGCCGCCCCGCCCAGGCCCGCCGTTCCTCCGGCTCCTCCTCGCGGGGCCGTACGGGCAACCCTCCCCAGCAGTCCTCGTTCAAGAACGTCGCCTGA
- a CDS encoding DUF6629 family protein translates to MCWSATADLAAGSAIAAIGVACLVRVRRARDLPLAALPLLLGIHQIVESAVWRSGGGTGADVTAWAVIALPLLALWVPLGVLLAAPRSARRRLVLPAAAGLAAAATLAICMARRPVMAEVRGHTVGYAVHLPDPSLVIVGYLVATIGSLLLAGDPLLRLLGAVTAAGAAVCLLLWRLEFASTWCAFAAASSVLMLIWVRRGPAGGASPGCEPGEVR, encoded by the coding sequence ATGTGCTGGAGCGCGACGGCCGACCTCGCGGCGGGCTCCGCTATCGCCGCGATCGGGGTGGCTTGCCTGGTGCGGGTTCGCAGGGCCAGGGATCTGCCCCTCGCCGCGCTGCCGTTGCTGCTGGGAATCCACCAGATCGTCGAATCGGCCGTCTGGCGTTCCGGCGGCGGTACCGGCGCGGACGTCACCGCCTGGGCCGTGATCGCTCTGCCGCTGCTCGCCCTGTGGGTGCCGCTCGGCGTGCTCCTCGCCGCCCCGCGGTCCGCACGGCGCCGCCTCGTCCTGCCGGCCGCGGCCGGGCTGGCCGCCGCTGCGACCCTGGCGATCTGCATGGCGCGCAGGCCGGTCATGGCCGAAGTCCGCGGCCACACCGTCGGGTACGCCGTTCATCTGCCGGATCCCTCGCTGGTGATCGTCGGCTATCTCGTTGCCACCATCGGCTCGCTGCTTCTCGCGGGTGATCCGCTGCTGCGCCTGTTGGGCGCTGTGACGGCGGCCGGGGCGGCAGTCTGTCTGCTGCTGTGGCGGCTCGAGTTCGCATCCACCTGGTGTGCCTTCGCGGCGGCCTCCTCGGTGCTGATGCTCATCTGGGTCCGCCGGGGCCCGGCGGGCGGAGCTTCGCCCGGATGCGAACCGGGCGAAGTGCGGTGA
- a CDS encoding YoaK family protein, with product MPRNSSAGRSRDTALVLLTAASGSVDALAFIALGHVFAGVMTGNLVLLAIGLGSRSPGDAGFALVALAGFSVAVVVTGRVLRPVNHLGADGNRTGPGGSVGRGWWTGGVYACLAVETFVLAVLGVVWAVVGGRPDGAERGALIAVLAVAMGLQTGAMLAAGPGGAPTTYFTSTLSNLLISPAGGLVAAARVVALVVGAVGAAALHTWDPAWAALPPPLLTATALILAMSKGPRRRGT from the coding sequence GTGCCCAGAAATAGCTCTGCCGGCCGCTCCCGCGACACGGCGCTGGTTCTGCTCACCGCCGCTTCGGGTTCGGTGGACGCCCTGGCGTTCATCGCGCTGGGTCACGTCTTCGCCGGAGTCATGACCGGCAACCTCGTCCTGCTGGCGATCGGCCTCGGGAGCCGGTCACCGGGGGATGCGGGATTCGCCCTGGTCGCGCTGGCCGGATTCTCCGTGGCGGTGGTCGTCACCGGCCGGGTCCTCCGCCCGGTCAACCACCTTGGCGCTGATGGAAACAGGACCGGGCCCGGCGGGAGCGTGGGTCGCGGATGGTGGACCGGTGGCGTGTACGCCTGTCTCGCCGTCGAGACGTTCGTCCTCGCCGTTCTCGGCGTGGTCTGGGCAGTCGTCGGGGGCAGACCGGACGGTGCCGAGCGGGGCGCTCTGATCGCCGTGCTGGCCGTGGCCATGGGGCTGCAGACCGGAGCGATGCTCGCCGCGGGCCCGGGCGGTGCGCCGACGACGTACTTCACCAGCACCCTGAGCAATCTGCTGATCAGTCCGGCCGGCGGTCTCGTCGCCGCTGCCCGGGTCGTCGCACTGGTCGTGGGCGCGGTCGGTGCGGCGGCGCTCCATACCTGGGATCCGGCATGGGCCGCGTTGCCCCCGCCCCTTCTCACGGCCACCGCGCTGATCCTCGCCATGTCGAAGGGACCGCGCAGACGCGGGACATGA
- a CDS encoding antitoxin produces the protein MSMMDKLKNMMKGHEDQAGKGVDKAGDAVDKKTEGKYSGQVDTGQDQLKDRLGTDRDQGGPPRA, from the coding sequence ATGTCCATGATGGACAAGCTCAAGAACATGATGAAGGGCCATGAGGACCAGGCAGGTAAGGGTGTCGACAAGGCAGGCGACGCCGTCGACAAGAAGACCGAGGGCAAGTACAGCGGCCAGGTCGACACCGGCCAGGACCAGCTGAAGGACCGGCTCGGCACCGACCGTGACCAGGGCGGCCCGCCCCGCGCCTGA
- a CDS encoding MgtC/SapB family protein: MHAVALPLFDPGAGQGARQFAELGLALVLSTFIGAERATRQKSAGLRTHTLVGVGSALFMVVSQYGFSAVLTLHNVSFDPSRLAAQVVSGIGFIGGGLIFVRRDAVRGLTTAATVWLTCAIGMACGGGLPLLAVGATLVHFVVAQGYPWATRRIPAFATSEQTRLHLAYRIGTSVLTRILEHTTAQGFQVVQVRVDHPAGTSPRETEAGHDEAGTVFVQLDVEGTGSVHQLVAELSEFDDVLSISSIKDELAD; the protein is encoded by the coding sequence TTGCACGCTGTCGCCCTGCCTCTGTTCGATCCCGGCGCCGGCCAGGGAGCACGTCAGTTCGCCGAACTGGGCCTGGCTCTCGTGCTGTCCACGTTCATCGGCGCCGAACGCGCGACCAGGCAGAAGAGTGCCGGGCTGCGCACCCACACGCTGGTCGGCGTGGGCAGCGCGCTGTTCATGGTGGTGTCGCAGTACGGCTTCAGCGCCGTTCTGACGCTGCACAACGTCTCCTTCGACCCCTCGCGGCTGGCTGCCCAAGTGGTCTCCGGTATCGGCTTCATCGGCGGCGGTCTCATCTTCGTGCGCAGGGATGCCGTGCGAGGTCTGACCACGGCTGCCACCGTCTGGCTCACCTGTGCCATCGGTATGGCGTGCGGCGGAGGTCTGCCGCTGCTGGCGGTCGGGGCAACTCTGGTGCACTTCGTGGTGGCCCAGGGTTACCCCTGGGCCACACGCCGGATCCCCGCCTTCGCCACATCGGAGCAGACCAGACTGCATCTCGCGTACCGGATCGGCACGAGCGTGCTGACCCGCATTCTGGAGCACACCACCGCCCAGGGCTTCCAGGTGGTGCAGGTCAGGGTCGACCACCCGGCCGGTACGTCACCCCGGGAGACCGAAGCGGGGCATGACGAGGCCGGCACCGTCTTCGTCCAGCTGGACGTCGAGGGCACCGGCAGTGTGCATCAGCTGGTCGCCGAGCTGTCCGAGTTCGACGACGTGCTGAGCATCTCCTCCATCAAGGACGAACTCGCGGACTGA
- a CDS encoding MarR family winged helix-turn-helix transcriptional regulator, which translates to MTATDPALTALAQSWCALSLLHGRIEAHIERRLQADHGLSVREYSLLDVLSRQHDGVGGHLQMKQVADAVVLSQSATTRLVTRMEDRGLLARYLCPTDRRGIYTNVTDSGLELLEHARPTNNAALRAALDEASVNPELAPLVRAVEAVETTAAG; encoded by the coding sequence ATGACCGCAACGGACCCGGCACTGACCGCCCTCGCCCAGAGCTGGTGCGCGCTCTCCCTGCTGCACGGGCGGATCGAGGCACACATCGAACGCAGGCTGCAGGCGGACCACGGGCTGAGCGTGCGCGAGTACTCGTTGCTTGACGTGCTCAGCCGCCAGCACGACGGGGTGGGCGGCCATCTCCAGATGAAGCAGGTGGCGGACGCGGTGGTTCTCAGTCAGTCCGCGACAACCCGCCTCGTCACGCGGATGGAGGACCGCGGCCTGCTCGCCCGTTACCTCTGCCCCACCGACCGGCGCGGCATCTACACCAATGTCACCGACTCCGGCCTGGAACTTCTCGAGCACGCCCGCCCCACCAACAACGCGGCGCTGCGTGCCGCACTCGACGAGGCGTCCGTGAATCCGGAACTCGCCCCTCTGGTCAGGGCCGTCGAGGCGGTGGAGACCACCGCCGCGGGCTGA